A single Carnobacterium alterfunditum DSM 5972 DNA region contains:
- the dtd gene encoding D-aminoacyl-tRNA deacylase, giving the protein MKIVIQRTKEASVSIEGTIMGEITHGLVLLVGIEEEDQQEDIDYLVRKISNMRIFEDSQGKMNLSIEDVGGEILSISQFTLYADTKKGNRPSFTKAAKPETAIPIYDAFNAQLKATGLTVQTGIFGADMQVSLLNDGPVTIIIDSKQH; this is encoded by the coding sequence ATGAAGATTGTTATCCAGAGAACAAAAGAAGCAAGTGTCAGTATCGAAGGAACAATCATGGGAGAAATAACACATGGATTGGTATTGTTAGTGGGGATAGAAGAAGAGGATCAGCAAGAAGATATTGATTATCTGGTACGTAAAATCAGCAACATGCGTATTTTTGAAGATTCTCAAGGGAAAATGAATTTAAGTATAGAAGATGTCGGTGGAGAAATTCTTTCTATTTCTCAATTCACACTATATGCTGACACAAAAAAAGGAAATCGTCCAAGTTTTACCAAGGCCGCAAAACCAGAAACGGCTATTCCAATCTACGATGCATTCAATGCTCAATTAAAAGCAACGGGCCTAACTGTTCAAACGGGGATCTTTGGTGCAGATATGCAAGTATCACTTTTAAATGATGGTCCGGTTACCATTATTATTGACAGCAAACAGCATTGA
- a CDS encoding N-acetylmuramoyl-L-alanine amidase: MTLNKPKKIVSLLIITLFIGLTVFATVVLANQGSIKVDASVVNVRTGPGLSYDIMTQVTGGEKVTMLSEENEWYKVRLSNDQIGWIASWLIENTEVSAATNKIGVVTGEEVNIRSESNINADILGKVTNGTELTVLFQQEGWTQVQYYGQVAWISSDLIEISEAVTETTTVAVAEEDSATIQTVTTRSSGTNIRNGPSIEGSVVETAGKGESFNYLSTDGDWYQVELTDGQTGYVANWVVDLSADQTPAPTASVTSLAEATIVIDAGHGGNDPGALANTFHEKEVTLSTAKLVANRLRDAGANVILTRSDDEFLSLDERTVISNQSNADVFISLHYDSTEIANEVSGTTTYYYHDKDIPLAETISANFQQNGILPNNDFRFGDFYVTRENTQPAILIELGYLNNDVDQLTVNSSDYQTSVAEIIYQSLNQYFIP; this comes from the coding sequence TTGACATTAAATAAGCCAAAGAAAATTGTTTCATTGTTGATCATTACCTTATTTATCGGATTAACTGTTTTTGCCACTGTTGTTCTTGCTAATCAAGGATCGATCAAAGTCGATGCAAGTGTGGTCAACGTTCGAACAGGTCCTGGTCTGTCTTATGACATTATGACTCAAGTTACCGGTGGAGAAAAAGTTACCATGTTATCAGAAGAAAATGAATGGTACAAAGTGCGTTTAAGTAATGACCAGATTGGTTGGATAGCCAGTTGGCTAATTGAGAATACTGAAGTAAGTGCTGCAACCAATAAAATTGGAGTCGTCACTGGTGAAGAGGTAAACATTCGCAGTGAAAGCAATATTAACGCTGATATTCTTGGCAAAGTAACAAACGGGACGGAATTAACAGTATTATTTCAACAAGAAGGCTGGACTCAAGTTCAATATTATGGACAAGTTGCTTGGATAAGTTCAGATTTAATTGAAATTTCCGAAGCAGTAACTGAAACAACGACTGTTGCAGTTGCAGAAGAAGATTCAGCAACTATTCAAACAGTCACGACTCGTAGTTCTGGTACAAACATCCGAAATGGTCCTTCAATTGAAGGTTCAGTTGTCGAAACTGCTGGAAAAGGGGAGAGTTTTAATTACCTTTCTACTGATGGTGATTGGTATCAAGTAGAATTAACAGATGGCCAAACAGGCTATGTAGCCAATTGGGTAGTAGACTTATCAGCTGACCAAACGCCAGCTCCCACAGCTAGTGTGACTTCGCTAGCAGAAGCTACTATCGTGATCGACGCTGGCCATGGTGGAAATGACCCTGGCGCTTTAGCAAATACCTTTCACGAAAAAGAAGTAACTTTGAGTACGGCTAAACTTGTTGCCAACCGATTACGTGATGCTGGGGCAAATGTTATCTTAACTCGTTCTGATGATGAATTTCTTAGTTTAGACGAACGAACGGTTATCAGTAATCAATCTAATGCAGACGTATTTATCAGTTTACACTATGATTCAACTGAAATAGCTAACGAAGTCAGTGGAACTACCACGTATTATTACCACGATAAAGATATTCCTTTAGCTGAAACTATTAGTGCAAATTTCCAACAGAATGGTATATTGCCTAATAATGACTTTCGTTTTGGCGATTTTTATGTCACAAGAGAAAATACTCAGCCCGCGATTTTGATTGAGTTAGGCTATTTAAATAATGATGTGGATCAACTGACAGTCAATTCGTCAGATTACCAAACATCAGTGGCTGAAATCATTTATCAATCATTAAACCAGTACTTTATCCCATAA
- the hisS gene encoding histidine--tRNA ligase — protein MAIQKPKGTADVLPEEARKWQHVEEILNMVLADYQFGEIRTPIFESYDLFSRGVGETSDIVSKEMYDFYDKGNRHMSLRPEGTAPVVRAFVENKLFGPEHNKPYKVYYKGPMFRYERPQGGRMRQFHQLGVEVFGSTNPATDVESMALAMALFEELGLKKLTLVINSLGDAESRLAYREALIAYLEPHFEELSSDSQTRLHKNPLRVLDSKDKKDKEIVENAPSILDYLSNDSKEHFETVKEMLTALDIPFVIDSNMVRGLDYYTHTIFEVMSDAPGFGAITTICAGGRYDGLVEEIGGPATPGFGFALGLERLMMTLEAEEIDIPDTHEVDVYVIGLGESTNLEALKIVQAIRGAGLSAERDYMNRKIKGQFKTASKLKAKVVITLGDVELEKQVANFKVMKTGKESSVSLAEIYKDFEKLFNLKIADMTAFNDFFNKED, from the coding sequence ATGGCAATTCAAAAACCAAAAGGAACAGCTGATGTGTTACCAGAAGAAGCAAGAAAATGGCAACATGTTGAAGAAATTTTAAATATGGTATTAGCGGACTATCAATTTGGGGAAATAAGGACCCCTATTTTTGAAAGCTATGATTTATTTTCTCGTGGAGTGGGAGAAACCAGCGATATCGTTTCAAAAGAGATGTATGATTTTTATGACAAAGGAAATCGGCATATGTCGCTTCGTCCAGAGGGAACAGCCCCTGTTGTGCGTGCATTTGTTGAAAATAAATTATTCGGTCCAGAACATAATAAACCGTATAAAGTCTATTACAAAGGTCCGATGTTCCGTTATGAACGCCCTCAAGGTGGTAGAATGAGACAATTCCATCAATTAGGTGTTGAAGTTTTTGGCAGCACGAACCCAGCAACCGATGTAGAATCAATGGCTTTAGCGATGGCGTTATTTGAAGAGCTTGGATTGAAAAAATTGACATTAGTGATCAATTCATTAGGCGATGCTGAAAGTCGTTTAGCCTATAGAGAAGCTCTTATTGCTTATCTAGAACCTCATTTTGAAGAATTAAGCTCAGATTCGCAAACACGTCTGCATAAGAATCCACTACGTGTTCTAGATAGTAAAGATAAAAAAGATAAAGAAATCGTGGAAAATGCTCCATCTATTTTAGATTATTTAAGTAATGATTCAAAAGAGCATTTTGAGACAGTTAAAGAAATGTTAACGGCCTTGGATATTCCTTTTGTGATAGACAGCAATATGGTCAGAGGATTAGATTATTATACACATACGATTTTTGAAGTCATGAGTGATGCTCCTGGTTTTGGAGCAATTACAACTATTTGTGCTGGTGGACGCTATGATGGATTGGTAGAAGAAATTGGTGGACCAGCTACGCCTGGTTTTGGTTTCGCATTAGGATTAGAGCGCTTGATGATGACGTTAGAAGCAGAAGAAATTGATATACCAGATACGCATGAAGTTGATGTTTATGTTATTGGGTTAGGGGAATCAACAAATCTTGAAGCTCTTAAAATTGTTCAAGCGATTCGTGGAGCAGGCTTGTCTGCAGAGCGTGATTACATGAACCGTAAAATAAAAGGACAATTTAAAACGGCTTCAAAATTAAAGGCTAAAGTGGTCATTACTTTAGGTGATGTAGAACTAGAAAAACAAGTGGCGAATTTTAAAGTTATGAAGACGGGAAAAGAATCAAGCGTTTCGTTAGCAGAAATCTATAAAGATTTCGAAAAATTATTTAATTTAAAAATAGCAGACATGACAGCTTTCAATGACTTTTTCAATAAAGAAGATTAA
- the aspS gene encoding aspartate--tRNA ligase, with the protein MGKRTEYCGKISRDLLGQEIVLKGWVQKRRDLGDLIFIDLRDREGVVQIVFNPTFSKEALAIAEGIRSEFVLEIKGRVVERKEAVVNKNIATGELEIEAYDVTVLNTSKTPPFYIEDGVAVSDDKRMQYRYLDLRRPEMTQNMILRHQMTKSIRHYLDDQNFIDTETPYLTKSTPEGARDYLVPSRVHPGHFYALPQSPQLFKQLLMGAGFDRYYQIVRCFRDEDLRGDRQPEFTQIDIETSFLEPEEIQAFTEELLAKVLKDTKGVELTLPFQQMGYDEAISRYGSDKPDVRFGLELVDVSELVKESSFKVFSGAIENGGAVKAINAKGSASNYSRKDIDALGEFVSVYGAKGLAWLKVEEDGLKGPIAKFFKEDAEALIEKMEAEAGDLLLFVADKKSVVHDSLGALRSKLGKELGLIDESRYAFLWIVDWPLLEYDDAAERYTAAHHPFTMPKESDIGLLETDPGKVYAQAYDIILNGYELGGGSIRIHKRDLQEKMFKALGFSKEEAEEQFGFLLDALEYGFPPHGGIALGLDRFAMLLAGKENIREVIAFPKNGKATDPLTEAPSLVSEAQLSELSIHTTKIED; encoded by the coding sequence ATGGGAAAAAGAACAGAATATTGTGGGAAAATATCTCGCGATTTATTAGGGCAAGAAATAGTATTAAAAGGATGGGTGCAAAAAAGAAGAGACTTAGGGGATTTGATTTTTATTGATCTACGTGATCGCGAAGGGGTCGTTCAAATCGTTTTCAATCCAACTTTCTCGAAAGAGGCATTAGCGATTGCTGAAGGTATCCGTAGTGAGTTTGTTCTTGAAATCAAAGGGAGAGTCGTTGAACGGAAGGAAGCTGTTGTAAATAAGAATATTGCAACGGGGGAGCTTGAAATAGAAGCCTATGACGTTACCGTTCTAAACACGTCAAAAACACCACCTTTTTATATCGAAGATGGTGTAGCAGTATCAGATGACAAAAGAATGCAATACCGTTATTTGGATCTAAGACGTCCAGAAATGACTCAAAACATGATTTTACGTCATCAAATGACAAAATCTATCCGCCATTATTTAGATGACCAAAATTTTATTGACACTGAAACACCTTATTTAACAAAATCAACTCCAGAAGGGGCAAGAGATTATCTTGTACCCTCACGTGTTCACCCAGGTCATTTTTATGCGCTGCCTCAATCGCCACAATTATTCAAACAACTTTTGATGGGTGCTGGATTTGATCGTTATTATCAAATCGTTCGTTGCTTTAGAGATGAAGATTTACGTGGGGATCGTCAACCAGAGTTTACTCAAATCGATATTGAAACCAGCTTTTTAGAACCTGAAGAAATTCAAGCATTTACTGAAGAGTTGTTAGCTAAAGTATTAAAAGATACAAAAGGCGTTGAATTGACGCTACCATTCCAACAAATGGGTTATGATGAAGCCATCAGTCGTTACGGCAGTGACAAACCGGATGTCCGTTTTGGATTAGAACTAGTAGATGTCAGTGAGCTTGTTAAGGAATCAAGTTTTAAAGTCTTTAGCGGAGCAATTGAAAATGGCGGAGCAGTAAAAGCTATTAATGCTAAAGGATCTGCGAGCAACTATTCTCGGAAAGATATTGATGCATTAGGCGAATTTGTTTCTGTTTATGGTGCAAAAGGTCTTGCTTGGTTAAAAGTTGAAGAAGATGGACTAAAAGGACCTATTGCTAAATTCTTTAAAGAAGATGCAGAAGCCTTGATTGAAAAAATGGAAGCAGAAGCTGGCGATTTATTACTGTTTGTTGCTGATAAAAAATCTGTTGTTCACGATTCATTGGGAGCTTTGCGTTCGAAGTTAGGAAAAGAATTAGGATTGATCGATGAGTCAAGATATGCCTTCCTTTGGATCGTTGATTGGCCATTATTAGAGTATGATGATGCAGCAGAGCGTTATACAGCTGCACATCATCCGTTTACTATGCCAAAAGAATCTGATATTGGATTGTTAGAAACCGATCCAGGAAAAGTTTATGCTCAAGCTTACGATATCATCTTAAATGGATACGAATTAGGTGGAGGATCGATCAGGATCCATAAACGTGATCTACAAGAAAAAATGTTTAAAGCTCTAGGCTTCTCAAAAGAAGAAGCTGAAGAACAATTTGGTTTCTTGTTAGATGCGTTAGAGTATGGTTTCCCGCCACATGGTGGAATTGCATTAGGACTTGATCGTTTTGCTATGCTGCTTGCAGGTAAGGAAAATATTCGCGAAGTTATTGCATTCCCTAAAAATGGGAAAGCTACTGATCCGTTAACAGAAGCACCTAGTCTGGTCAGTGAAGCT